A stretch of Gemmatimonas aurantiaca T-27 DNA encodes these proteins:
- a CDS encoding DUF92 domain-containing protein — translation MTIPPPISTALLGFAASAGIAFAARRAQSLSTSGALAATVGGTVSMMAGWPWGGFLVVWFLYASLLSRVGHRRKAQRTDGIVAKGGRRDAGQVFANGGIYFLLATIAVVMPHWAPTVSVVAAAALVAAGADTSATEVGTWWRGTPFSLRTWSRVQPGTSGAVSAVGSVALVVAALLLGGVAVIIGLIPAGALWLTAASGVVGAFTDTVLGATTQSRRHCDHCREATEQPVHRCGTPTRADGGWAWMTNDVVNLFCTLAAAFTAAAGQYLLPVG, via the coding sequence ATGACCATTCCGCCCCCGATTTCCACGGCTCTGCTCGGTTTCGCGGCCTCCGCCGGTATCGCATTTGCCGCCCGGCGCGCCCAAAGCCTGTCCACCTCCGGTGCCCTGGCGGCCACCGTAGGTGGTACCGTCTCCATGATGGCGGGGTGGCCCTGGGGTGGGTTTCTGGTGGTGTGGTTCTTGTACGCCTCCCTGTTGTCCCGTGTCGGGCACCGCCGCAAAGCGCAGCGCACGGATGGCATCGTCGCCAAAGGGGGGCGACGCGACGCCGGACAAGTGTTCGCCAACGGCGGCATCTACTTCCTCCTCGCGACCATCGCGGTCGTGATGCCCCATTGGGCGCCAACAGTTTCCGTCGTGGCCGCCGCGGCCCTCGTCGCGGCTGGCGCCGACACCTCCGCCACGGAAGTGGGGACCTGGTGGCGCGGCACGCCGTTTTCGCTGCGCACATGGTCGCGGGTCCAGCCCGGCACATCGGGGGCAGTCAGTGCGGTCGGATCGGTCGCCCTGGTGGTCGCCGCCCTCCTGCTCGGTGGTGTGGCCGTGATCATCGGTCTCATCCCCGCCGGCGCACTCTGGCTGACAGCAGCGTCCGGCGTGGTCGGTGCCTTCACCGACACGGTGCTCGGCGCCACCACCCAGTCACGCCGTCACTGTGACCACTGCCGTGAAGCCACGGAACAACCGGTGCATCGCTGTGGCACCCCCACCCGCGCCGACGGCGGGTGGGCCTGGATGACCAACGACGTGGTGAATCTGTTTTGCACCCTCGCGGCAGCGTTCACGGCAGCCGCAGGGCAGTATCTGCTGCCCGTGGGGTAG
- a CDS encoding NAD(P)/FAD-dependent oxidoreductase yields MSDSGPWQVIVVGGGPAGASAAWHCAQAGLSVCLVDRARFPRSKPCAEYLSPEGSRILDRMGALADLEQGAATYLTGMVVHAPAGGRIHGEFAAQHAYRGFRDRGLGIRREYLDALLLNRVRAAGVTVMEGARVTQLCRDADGTVNGVELTRDDEPQTLRTVHASLVVGADGLNSVVASRAGLAHRARWPRRVAYVAHYRNVARMGTLGEMHVTDNGYVGLAQVGNGDGASITNVALVLPTRTARALRQSPADTLTTWLGAHPQLAERFVNAERMTPVRAVGPFASHARRSWAPGVMLTGDAADFLDPFTGEGIYAALAGGELLAPIAHAVVHAPDARRRRQALMSYEQARRTTFGGKWRLERLIMLAVAWPPLLNHAARVLSRDRDLADLLIGATGDFVPPSAVLSPRTLLRFLS; encoded by the coding sequence ATGAGTGACAGTGGGCCGTGGCAGGTGATTGTGGTGGGCGGAGGGCCGGCCGGCGCGTCGGCGGCCTGGCACTGTGCGCAGGCCGGACTGTCCGTGTGTCTCGTGGATCGCGCGCGCTTTCCCCGGTCCAAACCCTGCGCGGAGTATCTGAGCCCCGAAGGCAGTCGCATCCTCGACCGCATGGGCGCGCTGGCCGATCTCGAGCAGGGTGCGGCAACCTACCTGACCGGCATGGTGGTGCACGCACCAGCCGGAGGCCGTATTCACGGGGAGTTTGCGGCACAACACGCTTACCGCGGCTTTCGCGACCGTGGACTGGGTATTCGGCGGGAGTATCTCGATGCCCTCCTGCTGAACCGTGTGCGTGCCGCTGGTGTGACGGTGATGGAGGGCGCGCGCGTGACCCAGCTCTGCCGAGATGCTGACGGCACGGTGAACGGTGTGGAACTGACACGCGACGACGAACCACAGACGCTGCGTACAGTGCACGCCTCGCTCGTGGTGGGCGCGGACGGCCTCAATTCCGTGGTGGCCAGTCGTGCAGGTCTGGCTCACCGTGCACGCTGGCCGCGGCGGGTCGCCTATGTCGCGCACTATCGCAACGTGGCCCGCATGGGCACACTCGGCGAGATGCACGTGACCGACAATGGGTATGTGGGCTTGGCCCAGGTCGGTAACGGCGACGGCGCATCGATCACCAACGTGGCATTGGTGCTGCCCACCCGTACGGCCCGCGCGCTGCGGCAGTCACCGGCAGACACACTCACCACGTGGCTCGGTGCCCATCCACAACTCGCCGAGCGATTTGTGAACGCCGAACGTATGACGCCTGTGCGGGCCGTCGGTCCGTTCGCGTCACATGCGCGTCGGTCGTGGGCCCCCGGCGTGATGCTGACCGGTGACGCCGCAGACTTCCTCGATCCATTCACCGGTGAAGGCATCTACGCCGCGCTCGCCGGTGGTGAGTTGCTTGCCCCGATTGCACACGCGGTTGTTCACGCTCCCGATGCACGCCGACGTCGACAGGCACTGATGTCGTACGAGCAGGCACGACGGACCACGTTTGGCGGCAAGTGGCGACTCGAGCGGCTCATCATGCTGGCGGTGGCGTGGCCGCCGCTGCTCAATCACGCCGCCCGGGTGTTGTCACGGGATCGAGATCTGGCCGATCTGCTCATCGGCGCCACCGGCGACTTCGTGCCGCCATCGGCGGTGCTGTCGCCGCGTACCCTGCTCCGCTTTCTCTCCTGA
- a CDS encoding flavin reductase family protein: protein MIDNDLFRAVLGRFASGVTVVTTRDANGNPHGMTVSAFSSLSLDPPLVLVCIGNDASTAPVMARAESFAVNVLRDDQEALSRRFASVMSQRFEGIGYHGSEGDPRLEGVLAWMQCRVVAQHPSGDHVIYVGEVEQAGMSDGRPLLYYRGGYATLER from the coding sequence ATGATCGACAACGATCTCTTTCGCGCAGTCCTGGGACGTTTTGCCAGTGGGGTCACCGTGGTGACCACCCGGGACGCCAACGGCAATCCGCATGGCATGACGGTGAGCGCCTTTTCTTCACTGAGCCTCGATCCGCCGCTGGTGTTGGTGTGCATCGGCAACGATGCCAGCACGGCACCGGTGATGGCGCGGGCCGAAAGTTTTGCGGTGAATGTGCTGCGGGATGATCAGGAAGCGTTGTCACGCCGCTTCGCGAGTGTCATGAGTCAGCGCTTCGAAGGCATCGGCTATCACGGCAGCGAGGGTGACCCGCGACTGGAAGGGGTGCTGGCGTGGATGCAGTGTCGCGTCGTGGCGCAGCATCCGTCGGGTGATCACGTGATCTATGTGGGTGAAGTGGAGCAGGCGGGCATGAGTGATGGCCGTCCACTGCTGTACTACCGTGGAGGTTATGCCACGCTCGAGCGCTGA
- a CDS encoding methyltransferase domain-containing protein, translating to MLTPSKRRGEELLDDPAVDGGLALRSLRDVALANLFFGGRLVVLRAFGPLFEEWSRAPQSTPRTLLDLGTGLGDIPAAVVRAAHRRGIAMRALGLERTPLLARTAGAQCHAALVGDAMQLPLADASVDVVMCSQVLHHFDGAPADQLLRECTRVARHAVIVADLRRSWLAVGGLWSGSFLLGFHPVSRHDGMLSVLRGYTASELGTLVRRATGCTPLVRASLGFRLSATWRPPHSPRPA from the coding sequence GTGTTGACGCCAAGCAAGCGCCGTGGCGAGGAGTTGCTCGACGATCCTGCCGTGGATGGTGGCCTCGCGCTGCGTTCACTGCGCGACGTGGCGCTGGCCAACCTCTTCTTCGGTGGGCGTCTGGTCGTGTTGCGCGCGTTCGGGCCACTCTTCGAGGAATGGTCTCGAGCGCCACAGTCCACACCACGCACGCTGCTCGACCTGGGCACCGGCCTTGGCGACATCCCCGCAGCGGTTGTACGCGCTGCCCATCGTCGTGGTATTGCGATGCGGGCCCTTGGCCTCGAGCGCACACCGCTGCTGGCCCGCACGGCGGGGGCGCAGTGCCACGCGGCCCTGGTGGGTGACGCGATGCAACTGCCGCTCGCCGATGCCAGCGTGGATGTGGTGATGTGCTCCCAGGTTCTGCATCACTTCGACGGAGCACCGGCCGACCAGTTGCTGCGTGAATGCACCCGCGTCGCGCGCCATGCCGTGATTGTGGCTGACCTGCGCCGTAGTTGGCTGGCCGTGGGAGGACTCTGGTCCGGTTCGTTTTTGCTGGGGTTTCACCCCGTCAGCCGACACGACGGGATGCTTTCCGTGTTGCGCGGGTACACCGCATCGGAGCTTGGCACCCTCGTGCGCCGCGCCACCGGGTGCACTCCGCTCGTACGCGCTTCACTCGGCTTCCGCCTCTCCGCCACCTGGCGCCCGCCCCACTCTCCGAGACCCGCATGA
- a CDS encoding SRPBCC family protein has translation MTQAHARSGATDTPFALDAPRRDRLVITVDELIVRAPVREIFTVAAAVEEWPAHLAHYRHVRFLERRSDGGGIVDMSANRPFGVVGWPTWWRSQMAVNTATPWIRFHHIGGVTTGMDVEWSFTPVEGGTLTRIVHTWNGPDWPLIASFAAREVIAPVFVHGIASRTLAGLAVVAERQAQRVGGH, from the coding sequence ATGACACAGGCCCACGCCCGCAGTGGTGCGACCGACACACCGTTTGCACTCGACGCCCCTCGACGAGACCGGTTGGTGATTACCGTCGACGAGCTGATCGTGCGGGCCCCCGTGCGCGAGATCTTCACCGTCGCTGCCGCGGTGGAAGAATGGCCGGCCCACCTGGCGCACTATCGTCATGTGCGCTTTCTCGAACGGCGATCCGACGGGGGCGGCATTGTGGACATGAGCGCCAATCGACCCTTCGGTGTCGTGGGCTGGCCCACATGGTGGCGTTCGCAGATGGCCGTCAACACCGCAACACCGTGGATCCGATTTCATCATATCGGCGGCGTGACCACCGGCATGGACGTGGAGTGGAGCTTCACACCCGTGGAAGGCGGCACTCTCACGCGCATCGTGCACACCTGGAATGGCCCCGATTGGCCGCTCATTGCGTCGTTCGCGGCACGTGAAGTGATCGCGCCGGTGTTTGTACATGGCATCGCATCGCGTACGCTGGCCGGTCTGGCTGTTGTGGCAGAAAGACAGGCGCAACGTGTGGGAGGGCACTGA
- the fabF gene encoding beta-ketoacyl-ACP synthase II, whose translation MSHPNARRRVVLTGIGCVTPIGTGVQQLWAGLQAERSAVGTVTRFEAAIFRSQCAAQVDDFDATRWLDAKRVKRLDRFSQFAVVSAQLAIEDSRLDLEREDRERIGAMMGTALGGVGYAEEQAARFQQFGLRGVDATLALAVFGGSASCNLAIEFGISGPNSTNAMSCASGSMAIGEAFRQVRDGYADVMLAGGSEAPLATLCFGAFALIRAMSTRNEDPAHASRPFDRDRDGFVMGEGAAVLVLEERERALARGAHIYAEVMGYGTTNDAHHMTAPLPSGAQAARCMRMALHDAQCTPEQVDYINAHGSSTPLNDPTEVVAIRTVFGDHASRIPVSSTKGYYGHALGASGAFEAAISALALTNQWVPPTVGLETPDDACNLDHVPGTGRSMPLHTVMSNSFGFGGINAALVLRAAEP comes from the coding sequence ATGTCTCACCCCAACGCCCGCCGCCGCGTGGTGCTCACTGGGATCGGTTGTGTCACGCCGATCGGCACCGGCGTACAACAGCTCTGGGCTGGTCTGCAAGCCGAACGGTCCGCCGTTGGCACGGTGACACGATTCGAGGCCGCCATCTTTCGCTCGCAGTGTGCAGCGCAGGTCGATGATTTTGACGCCACCCGCTGGCTCGATGCCAAGCGCGTCAAGCGGCTCGATCGGTTCAGCCAGTTCGCCGTGGTGAGCGCGCAATTGGCCATCGAAGACTCCCGTCTCGATCTCGAACGCGAAGATCGCGAGCGCATCGGCGCCATGATGGGCACCGCCTTGGGCGGTGTCGGCTACGCGGAGGAACAGGCGGCCCGCTTTCAGCAGTTTGGCCTGCGCGGTGTGGACGCCACATTGGCGCTGGCGGTGTTCGGTGGATCGGCGAGTTGCAATCTCGCCATCGAGTTTGGCATCAGCGGTCCGAACAGCACCAACGCGATGAGCTGCGCATCGGGCAGCATGGCGATCGGAGAAGCCTTTCGGCAGGTGCGTGATGGATATGCCGATGTGATGCTGGCCGGCGGTTCCGAGGCGCCGCTGGCAACGCTGTGTTTTGGCGCCTTCGCACTCATTCGCGCCATGAGCACGCGCAATGAAGATCCGGCCCACGCCTCACGACCCTTTGATCGCGACCGGGACGGTTTTGTGATGGGAGAAGGGGCCGCCGTATTGGTCCTCGAAGAACGCGAGCGCGCCCTCGCCCGCGGTGCGCACATCTACGCCGAGGTCATGGGCTACGGCACCACGAACGACGCGCACCATATGACGGCACCGCTGCCGTCCGGCGCGCAGGCGGCGCGGTGTATGCGCATGGCCCTGCACGATGCGCAGTGCACACCGGAGCAGGTGGACTACATCAACGCACACGGCAGCAGCACGCCACTCAACGATCCCACCGAAGTGGTGGCCATCCGCACGGTCTTCGGCGACCACGCCTCGCGTATTCCGGTCTCCAGCACCAAAGGCTATTACGGCCATGCGCTTGGTGCATCCGGTGCCTTCGAAGCCGCTATCAGTGCGCTGGCGCTCACCAATCAGTGGGTGCCGCCCACCGTGGGACTCGAGACGCCCGACGACGCCTGCAATCTGGACCATGTGCCGGGCACCGGGCGATCGATGCCGCTGCATACGGTGATGTCCAATTCATTTGGGTTCGGCGGCATCAACGCGGCCCTCGTGCTGAGGGCCGCGGAGCCATGA
- a CDS encoding inorganic diphosphatase has translation MLHNPWHDIPAGKHPPEQVTAIIEIPGGSRNKYELDKETGHFKLDRVLYSAVHYPGDYGFIPRTLHEDNDPLDVLVKINEPTFPGCQISARPIGVLCMLDKGEPDDKILAVPADDPYFHDVFDIADLSPHYLKEVEHFFLIYKDLEGKRMEITGWRKSEEAMEVIRRSMQRYDEAFNA, from the coding sequence ATGCTGCACAACCCGTGGCACGACATCCCGGCTGGTAAGCACCCGCCGGAGCAGGTGACAGCGATCATCGAGATCCCCGGCGGCTCGCGCAACAAGTACGAGCTGGACAAGGAGACCGGACACTTCAAGCTGGATCGTGTGCTGTATTCGGCCGTGCACTATCCTGGCGACTACGGTTTCATTCCGCGCACGCTGCACGAAGACAACGACCCGCTCGATGTGCTGGTGAAGATCAACGAGCCGACCTTCCCCGGTTGTCAGATCTCGGCGCGTCCTATCGGCGTGTTGTGCATGCTCGACAAGGGCGAACCGGACGACAAGATCCTGGCGGTGCCGGCCGACGATCCCTACTTCCATGACGTGTTCGATATTGCGGATCTGTCGCCGCACTATCTCAAGGAAGTCGAGCACTTCTTCCTGATCTACAAGGATCTGGAAGGGAAGCGCATGGAGATCACCGGCTGGCGGAAGAGCGAAGAAGCGATGGAAGTCATTCGTCGCAGCATGCAGCGCTACGACGAAGCGTTCAACGCCTGA
- the hemB gene encoding porphobilinogen synthase, with amino-acid sequence MTDAHASPVMSAVRMRRLRGSEAMRRLVRETRLHPSQFIWPLFVRSGTGVRTPIGSMPGVSQTSVDELLRDAERAMTAGLGGILLFGIPDTKDAVGSSAWDPHGPVPEAVRAVKREFPDLLVITDVCMCEYTDHGHCGLLTPSGDVDNDATLALLAKEALAHAEAGADIVAPSDMMDHRVAYLRQALDGAGYTHLPIMSYAAKYASAFYGPFREAAESTPAFGDRRSYQMDSANGREALREVRLDVEEGADILMVKPAGAYLDIISAVKRDTRMPLAAYQVSGEYSMIRAAAERGWIDGDRAMMESLVAIARAGADMIITYFALDAAAHLARR; translated from the coding sequence ATGACCGACGCCCACGCTTCACCGGTGATGTCTGCCGTGCGCATGCGTCGTCTGCGTGGCAGCGAAGCCATGCGGCGCCTGGTGCGTGAGACGCGCTTGCATCCGTCGCAGTTCATCTGGCCGTTGTTTGTGCGGTCAGGCACCGGCGTGCGCACGCCGATCGGTTCCATGCCCGGCGTGTCGCAAACGTCCGTGGATGAATTGTTGCGCGACGCCGAGCGTGCGATGACCGCCGGTCTCGGTGGCATCCTGTTGTTCGGCATTCCAGACACGAAGGATGCCGTTGGTAGTTCGGCGTGGGATCCGCATGGTCCGGTACCCGAAGCGGTGCGCGCGGTGAAACGCGAGTTTCCGGACCTGTTGGTGATTACCGACGTGTGCATGTGCGAATACACCGATCACGGGCACTGTGGACTGCTCACCCCCAGTGGCGACGTGGACAACGACGCCACGTTGGCGTTGCTGGCGAAGGAAGCGTTGGCCCATGCCGAGGCGGGCGCGGACATCGTGGCCCCGAGCGACATGATGGATCATCGGGTGGCGTACCTGCGCCAGGCGTTGGATGGTGCGGGGTATACCCATCTGCCCATCATGAGTTATGCCGCCAAGTATGCGTCTGCGTTTTACGGGCCATTCCGCGAGGCGGCCGAAAGCACGCCGGCCTTTGGCGACCGCCGTAGCTATCAGATGGATTCAGCCAACGGGCGCGAAGCCCTGCGGGAGGTCCGGCTCGACGTGGAAGAGGGTGCCGACATCCTGATGGTGAAGCCGGCCGGCGCCTATCTTGATATCATCTCGGCCGTGAAACGTGACACCCGCATGCCGTTGGCTGCCTATCAGGTCAGCGGTGAGTATTCGATGATCAGAGCCGCCGCCGAACGGGGCTGGATCGACGGGGATCGGGCGATGATGGAATCGCTGGTCGCCATTGCCCGGGCCGGCGCGGACATGATCATCACCTATTTTGCCCTCGACGCCGCTGCGCATCTTGCGCGGCGCTGA
- the hemC gene encoding hydroxymethylbilane synthase encodes MMTVPVRIGTRSSELALRQARQVAAQLDARGVPSELVEYTTLGDRILDRPLSAIGEKGLFTAELEADLLAGRIDCAVHSLKDLPTADPQGIIVVALLEREDPRDALVVRAGVDAHSLDTLPEGARVGTSSLRRRAQLQALRSDLEVCELRGNVGTRLRKLDEGQVDAALLAAAGLHRLGLADRIVAYLDAPEWLSAPGQGAIAVQGRADDEALLSTLSSLDHAPTRVAVTAERALLAALEGGCQVPIGAAVLEEPEYGTILHAVIVSLDGSSAVRGGYPVDHANPAASGIELARQLRAAGGAQILSEIR; translated from the coding sequence ATGATGACTGTCCCCGTCCGAATCGGTACCCGCAGCTCCGAACTCGCCCTGCGTCAGGCGCGACAGGTTGCCGCGCAGCTCGATGCGCGTGGTGTGCCCAGTGAACTGGTGGAGTACACCACCCTCGGCGATCGCATTCTCGATCGCCCACTCTCGGCCATCGGTGAGAAGGGATTGTTCACGGCCGAACTCGAAGCCGACCTGCTCGCCGGGCGCATCGACTGCGCCGTGCATTCACTCAAGGATCTGCCCACGGCCGACCCGCAGGGCATCATCGTCGTGGCATTGCTGGAACGTGAGGATCCGCGGGACGCGCTGGTGGTGCGCGCCGGTGTCGACGCACACAGCCTCGACACATTGCCGGAGGGCGCCCGTGTCGGCACGTCTTCGTTGCGTCGTCGCGCACAGTTGCAGGCGTTGCGCAGTGATCTCGAGGTGTGCGAACTGCGGGGCAATGTGGGGACACGCCTGCGCAAGCTCGATGAAGGTCAGGTGGATGCCGCGCTGCTGGCAGCGGCCGGGCTGCATCGTCTCGGGCTGGCGGATCGCATTGTGGCGTACCTCGATGCGCCGGAATGGCTGAGTGCACCCGGGCAGGGGGCAATTGCCGTACAAGGGCGCGCTGATGACGAGGCCCTGCTTTCCACGTTGTCTTCGCTCGATCACGCACCCACGCGTGTCGCCGTGACGGCAGAACGCGCCTTGCTTGCCGCGCTGGAAGGTGGATGCCAGGTACCTATTGGTGCGGCGGTACTGGAAGAACCGGAATACGGCACGATCCTGCACGCGGTGATCGTTTCTCTGGATGGTTCGTCTGCCGTGCGCGGTGGATATCCCGTTGATCATGCCAACCCTGCGGCATCCGGCATCGAGTTGGCCCGACAACTGCGGGCAGCCGGTGGTGCACAGATTCTTTCGGAGATCCGATGA